CATCCGGATCTTGCCGTCCCAGTCCAGCGTCATGAACCGCCACGTCGGATCGGTCAGCGGGTTGATCACCGTCAGGTCCAGCCGGTGCCGCTCGGCGATCTCCCCCCAGTACGCGACGCTCGCTCCGCCCAGCGGGTCGGCGCCGATGCGCACCCCCGCCTCCCGGACGGAGTCGAGGTCCAGCACCGAGGGCAGGTCGTCCACGTAGTGGCCGAGGAAGTCGTACCGGCCGGTCGTGTCGGCGGCCAGTGCCCGGGTGTACGGGACCCGCCTGACCTCCTTCAGGCCGTCGGCGATCAGCGCGTTGGCCCGGTCCTGGATCCAGGAGGTGGCGTCGGTGCCGGCCGGGCCGCCGTGCGGCGGGTTGTACTTGAAGCCGCCGTCGCCGGGAGGGTTGTGCGAGGGGGTCACCACCACGCCGTCGGCCCGTCCCGAGGAGCGTCCCCGGTTGTGGGCCAGGATCGCGTGGGAGACCGCGGGGGTCGGGGTGTAGCCGTCCCGGCTGTCGATCATGACCGTCACCCCGTTGGCCGCGAAGACCTCCAGCGCCGACACCTGGGCCGGTTCCGACAGCGCGTGGCTGTCGGCGCCCAGGAACAGCGGGCCGTCGATGCCCTGCGCCGCCCGGTACTCCACGATGGCCTGGCTGGTCGCGAGGATGTGGTCCTCGTTGAACGCGACGTTCAGCGAGGAGCCCCGGTGTCCCGACGTCCCGAACGCCACCCGCTGGCCGACCTCGCCCGGGTCGGGGTGCAGGGCGTAGTAGGAGGTCACCAGACGGGCCACGTCGACCAGGTCGGACGGTCTGGCGGGCTGTCCCGCGTGTTCGTGCGTCATCGCAGTCTCCTCACATCACACCTGAGCTAACCGTATCTGCCCTTAAATCGGATAAGCCTGCACAACTCATAGTGGGCCGGTGGTGAACCGGTGGCTCCGCACTCCCGATAGGCCGTTGACAACGTTGTCATCGCCGTCGTACCTTCACCCTGTTTGCCCGGTCACTTGGGGAAAGCGCCCTTTGTGCCATCGATCACCGGAGGATCCCCTTGTACAGCCGCGTGGTGGCCCCGGTGGCCGTCTGCCCTCCAGTCGCGCTCCGGTATGCCGGGCGGTCCGGCCGATGACCGCCCTCGCGATCGACATCGGCGGCACCAAGTTCGCCGCGGCGCTGGTCCGGCCGGACGGGACCGTGACACGCAGGGTGGAGGTCCCGGTCGGCCGGGACCCCGAGGCGACGCTGGTCTCGCTCATCCGGGAAATCCGGGATGCCCGAGGCGTCCAGGATGTTCGCGATGCCGGCGCGGACACCGGCACCGGGGATCTGGTCGGGGCCGGCATCGGCTCCGCGGGCCCCCTCGACGCCGTCGCCGGTACGGTCAGCCCGGTCAACATCCCCGCCTGGCGCGAATTCCCGCTGGTCGGTGCGGTGAGCGAGCTCCTTCCCGGCCTTCCCGTCGCGCTCGCCGGAGACGCGCAGTGCATGGCGCTGGGGGAGTGGTGGCGGGGAGGGCACTCGCGCTCCCGTGCCCTGCTGGGCATCGTGGTGTCCACCGGGGTGGGCGGGGGTCTGGTCCTCGACGGGGTGCCGTACGTGGGGCCGACCGGAAACGCCGGGCACATCGGGCACATCGCCGTGGACCGCGACGGGGAGCTCTGCCCCTGCGGGGCGACCGGCTGCCTGGAGACGATCGCCAGCGGCCCGAGCATGGTCCGCTGGGCGCTGGCGAACGGCTGGAGCGCTCCCGGCGCGCATCCGGACGCCCGCGCGCTCTCGGCCGACGCCGCGCGCGGGACGCCGGTCGCCCAGCTGGCCTTCCAGCGGGCCGCCGACGCGCTGGCCACGGCGATCCTCACCACGGCGGCGCTCTTCGACATCGACGACGTCGTCATCGGGGGCGGCGTGTCCGGGGCGGGGGAGACCCTGCTCGCCCCGCTGCGCCAGGCGGTCGCCAAGCGGGCGGGCCTCGCCTTCCTGCGCCGCCTGAACGTCGAACGTACCGCCCTGGAACGCGACGCCGGCCTGTACGGCGCCGCGGCCCTGGTCCTCCCCGTCGCGGGATAGGGGACCGCGTTCTCTCCTCCGCCCGCAGGCGGAGGTGTCCACGCCTAAGGAGAACCGATGAGCTCACTCGCCGTCCAGCTGTACTCCGTGCGCGAGCAGGCGGCCGTCGACCGCCGCGCCGTGCTGCGCCGCATCGCCGGTATGGGGTACGGCGCGGTCGAGCCGTACGACGTGCACCTCGATCCGGGCGGTCTCCGCGACGACCTGCAGGAGGCAGGGCTCTCGGTGTGCAGCGTGCACGCCCCGCTCCTCGACGAGCGGCGCGCGGCCGCGCTGGCCGGGGCCGTCACCGTCGGCGCGGAGACCGTCATCGTGCCCGCCGCCCCCGCCGAGTGGTTCGCCGACAGGGAGGGGGTCGAGCTGGCGGCCAGGAACATCGGCGAGGCGGCCCGCGAGGCGGCCGACCACGGGCTGCGGCTCGGATACCACAACCACTGGTGGGAGCTGGAGCAGCGGGTGGACGGCCGTCCCGCGCTGGAGGTGCTGGCGGAGCTGCTGGACCCCTCGGTGC
This region of Streptosporangium sp. NBC_01495 genomic DNA includes:
- the pgm gene encoding phosphoglucomutase (alpha-D-glucose-1,6-bisphosphate-dependent); its protein translation is MTHEHAGQPARPSDLVDVARLVTSYYALHPDPGEVGQRVAFGTSGHRGSSLNVAFNEDHILATSQAIVEYRAAQGIDGPLFLGADSHALSEPAQVSALEVFAANGVTVMIDSRDGYTPTPAVSHAILAHNRGRSSGRADGVVVTPSHNPPGDGGFKYNPPHGGPAGTDATSWIQDRANALIADGLKEVRRVPYTRALAADTTGRYDFLGHYVDDLPSVLDLDSVREAGVRIGADPLGGASVAYWGEIAERHRLDLTVINPLTDPTWRFMTLDWDGKIRMDCSSPYAMASLIANRDAFDVSTGNDADADRHGIVTPDGGLMNPNHYLAVAISYLYSHRPGWPAGAGVGKTLVSSGMIDRVAADLGRRLMEVPVGFKWFVPGLLDGSLGFGGEESAGASFLRRDGSVWTTDKDGLILALLASEIIATTGRSPSEHYGDLVARFGDPAYARVDAPATREEKAVLARLSAEQVTAGSLAGEEITQVLTSAPGNGAALGGLKVSTRSAWFAARPSGTEDVYKIYAESFKGPEHLEQVQQEARDLVSASLG
- a CDS encoding ROK family protein, which encodes MTALAIDIGGTKFAAALVRPDGTVTRRVEVPVGRDPEATLVSLIREIRDARGVQDVRDAGADTGTGDLVGAGIGSAGPLDAVAGTVSPVNIPAWREFPLVGAVSELLPGLPVALAGDAQCMALGEWWRGGHSRSRALLGIVVSTGVGGGLVLDGVPYVGPTGNAGHIGHIAVDRDGELCPCGATGCLETIASGPSMVRWALANGWSAPGAHPDARALSADAARGTPVAQLAFQRAADALATAILTTAALFDIDDVVIGGGVSGAGETLLAPLRQAVAKRAGLAFLRRLNVERTALERDAGLYGAAALVLPVAG
- a CDS encoding sugar phosphate isomerase/epimerase family protein codes for the protein MSSLAVQLYSVREQAAVDRRAVLRRIAGMGYGAVEPYDVHLDPGGLRDDLQEAGLSVCSVHAPLLDERRAAALAGAVTVGAETVIVPAAPAEWFADREGVELAARNIGEAAREAADHGLRLGYHNHWWELEQRVDGRPALEVLAELLDPSVLLEVDLYWAATGGVDPSELLTRLGERVSHLHVKDGPATQEGPMTAVGSGRVPIVDALNTAPDAVRIVELDHCATDMLQALADSHAYLTGLAGAGRVSP